A region of Anaerolineales bacterium DNA encodes the following proteins:
- a CDS encoding DNA-binding response regulator: protein MIKILLADDHAVVRKGIKQILSEAYPQAIFGEAQNFHELRDQINAEAWDILVLDLAMPEGNGIEMLKQIKQEHPSIPVLVLSIYPADQYALRTIRVGAAGYLNKESAPEELVEAFQKILSGGEYISAAVAEELVSYARRDSDQPLHKALSDREYQVLCLIASGKEIREIASELSLSPKTVSTYRARILLKMDMRTNAELTHYAIQNHLVMEDLA from the coding sequence TTGATTAAAATCCTGCTGGCTGATGATCATGCAGTCGTCCGAAAGGGCATCAAGCAAATCCTCAGCGAAGCTTACCCTCAAGCAATCTTTGGTGAAGCGCAAAATTTTCACGAGTTGAGGGATCAAATTAATGCTGAGGCATGGGACATTCTGGTTTTGGATCTAGCCATGCCAGAAGGTAATGGCATCGAGATGCTCAAACAAATAAAACAGGAGCACCCAAGTATCCCGGTCTTAGTCCTGAGCATTTACCCAGCAGACCAATATGCACTCAGGACCATCCGTGTGGGGGCAGCTGGATATTTGAATAAAGAGAGTGCTCCTGAAGAGCTGGTCGAAGCATTCCAAAAAATCCTTTCGGGAGGCGAATATATCAGTGCGGCGGTGGCTGAAGAACTTGTCAGTTATGCCAGACGTGATAGCGATCAACCGCTGCATAAAGCACTATCTGACCGGGAATATCAAGTTTTGTGCTTGATCGCCTCGGGCAAGGAGATCAGGGAAATCGCTAGTGAATTGTCTCTGAGTCCCAAAACGGTCAGCACCTATCGAGCACGAATCCTGCTCAAAATGGATATGAGAACGAATGCTGAGCTAACCCATTATGCAATCCAGAATCACCTTGTGATGGAAGATCTCGCCTGA